Proteins from a single region of Coregonus clupeaformis isolate EN_2021a chromosome 19, ASM2061545v1, whole genome shotgun sequence:
- the LOC123481398 gene encoding polysialoglycoprotein-like yields the protein MTAPTRQTSLLVEDDSSSRQTSLLVEDDSSTRQTSLLVEDDSSTRQTSLLVEDDSSTRQTSLLVEDDSSTRQTSLLVEDDSSTRQTSLLVEDDSSTRQTSLLVEDDSSTRQTSLLVEDDSSTRQTSLLVEDDSSTRQTSLLVEDDSSTRQTSLLVEDDSSTRQTSLLVEDDSSTRQTSLLVEDDSSTRQTSLLVEDDSSTRQTSLLVEDDSSTRQTSLLVEDDSSTRQTSLLVEDDSSTRQTSLLVEDDSSTRQTSLLVEDDSSTRQTSLLVEDDSSSRQTSLLVEDDSSTRQTSLLVEDDSSTRQTSLLVEDDSSTRQTSLLVEDDSSTRQTSLLVEDDSSTRQTSLLVEDDSSTRQTSLLVEDDSSTRQTSLLVEDDSSTRQTSLLVEDDSSTRQTSLLVEDDSSTRQTSLLVEDDSSTRQTSLLVEDDSSTRQTSLLVEDDSSTRQTIQEV from the coding sequence ATGACAGCTCCTACGAGGCAGACCAGTTTATTGGTAGAGGATGACAGCTCcagcaggcagaccagtttattgGTAGAGGATGACAGCTCCACGAGGCAGACCAGTTTATTGGTAGAGGATGACAGCTCCACGAGGCAGACCAGTTTATTGGTAGAGGATGACAGCTCCaccaggcagaccagtttattgGTAGAGGATGACAGCTCCACGAGGCAGACCAGTTTATTGGTAGAGGATGACAGCTCCaccaggcagaccagtttattgGTAGAGGATGACAGCTCCACGAGGCAGACCAGTTTATTGGTAGAGGATGACAGCTCCaccaggcagaccagtttattgGTAGAGGATGACAGCTCCACGAGGCAGACCAGTTTATTGGTAGAGGATGACAGCTCCaccaggcagaccagtttattgGTAGAGGATGACAGCTCCaccaggcagaccagtttattgGTAGAGGATGACAGCTCCaccaggcagaccagtttattgGTAGAGGATGACAGCTCCaccaggcagaccagtttattgGTAGAGGATGACAGCTCCaccaggcagaccagtttattgGTAGAGGATGACAGCTCCaccaggcagaccagtttattgGTAGAGGATGACAGCTCCaccaggcagaccagtttattgGTAGAGGATGACAGCTCCaccaggcagaccagtttattgGTAGAGGATGACAGCTCCaccaggcagaccagtttattgGTAGAGGATGACAGCTCCACGAGGCAGACCAGTTTATTGGTAGAGGATGACAGCTCCACGAGGCAGACCAGTTTATTGGTAGAGGATGACAGCTCcagcaggcagaccagtttattgGTAGAGGATGACAGCTCCACGAGGCAGACCAGTTTATTGGTAGAGGATGACAGCTCCACGAGGCAGACCAGTTTATTGGTAGAGGATGACAGCTCCaccaggcagaccagtttattgGTAGAGGATGACAGCTCCACGAGGCAGACCAGTTTATTGGTAGAGGATGACAGCTCCaccaggcagaccagtttattgGTAGAGGATGACAGCTCCACGAGGCAGACCAGTTTATTGGTAGAGGATGACAGCTCCaccaggcagaccagtttattgGTAGAGGATGACAGCTCCaccaggcagaccagtttattgGTAGAGGATGACAGCTCCaccaggcagaccagtttattgGTAGAGGATGACAGCTCCaccaggcagaccagtttattgGTAGAGGATGACAGCTCCaccaggcagaccagtttattgGTAGAGGATGACAGCTCCaccaggcagaccagtttattgGTAGAGGATGACAGCTCCACCAGGCAGACCATTCAAGAAGTATGA